From a single Pempheris klunzingeri isolate RE-2024b chromosome 2, fPemKlu1.hap1, whole genome shotgun sequence genomic region:
- the nab2 gene encoding NGFI-A-binding protein 2 produces MSLPRTLGELQLYRVLQRANLLAYYETFIQQGGDDVQQLCEAAEEEFLEIMALVGMATKPLHVRRLQKALRDWAANPALFSQPVSNVPLGGIPLFKVDGTGASGPAGGPRKSVSNGQPGSPCEREDRACLTPMHSGSPRSPCSQASPQPPDTHYREKLSPMDPHWLSPEPDGNCTLASASGAEEEPPSPPLLPTCPPGPSTSPSPSASFAPTVLSAWPGGQLDGETARAVVESVERLLRTLPRSDPTEVKTLLRMNKKMAKTVGHIFKMGSQDVNKEEEIRKYSLIYGRFDSKRREGKQLTHHELIINEAAAQFCMRDNALLLRRVELFSLARQVARKCAYTSTLKHARTNADDNSVLSQKRARHEVIESVSSLLGVEGSEGLTQRADDDNLSADNLDSVSHDIGSQCNQSPSPRPHTDTSNPANWSRHLIQQTLMDEGLRLARMVSHDRAGKISLGSEGTHSTDLDSKVERRSSITACRSSSPCIIKDDSNHRGK; encoded by the exons ATGTCTCTGCCACGCACACTTGGGGAGCTGCAGCTCTATCGGGTGCTGCAGAGGGCCAACCTGCTGGCCTATTATGAAACCTTCATCCAGCAGGGTGGTGACGACGTGCAGCAGCTCTGCGAGGCAGCTGAGGAGGAGTTTCTGGAGATCATGGCACTAGTTGGCATGGCCACCAAGCCACTGCATGTGCGTAGGCTGCAAAAGGCCCTCCGAGACTGGGCGGCGAACCCTGCCCTTTTCAGCCAGCCCGTCTCTAATGTTCCTCTCGGGGGCATCCCACTGTTCAAAGTGGACGGGACGGGTGCTAGCGGACCAGCAGGCGGGCCCAGGAAGTCTGTGAGCAACGGGCAGCCGGGGTCTCCGTGTGAGAGGGAGGATCGGGCGTGTCTTACTCCAATGCACAGTGGGAGTCCCAGAAGCCCTTGCTCCCAGGCCTCCCCACAGCCACCAGACACACACTACAGGGAAAAACTGTCACCCATGGACCCACACTGGCTCAGCCCAGAGCCCGATGGGAACTGCACTTTGGCTTCTGCAtctggagcagaggaggagccaCCCAGCCCGCCTCTGCTGCCAACGTGTCCTCCAGGTCCCTCCACATCTCCCAGCCCCTCTGCTTCTTTTGCCCCGACGGTCCTGTCGGCCTGGCCCGGTGGACAGCTGGATGGGGAGACAGCGAGGGCGGTGGTGGAGAGCGTGGAGAGGCTCCTGCGGACCCTGCCAAGGTCAGATCCTACAGAGGTGAAGACTCTGCTGAGGATGAACAAGAAGATGGCGAAGACTGTGGGGCATATCTTCAAAATGGGGTCCCAGGACGtgaacaaagaggaagagatccGGAAGTACAGTCTCATTTATGGACGCTTTGACTccaagaggagagaagggaagcaGCTCACACATCACGAG ttGATCATCAATGAAGCTGCAGCCCAGTTCTGCATGCGCGACAATGCTCTTCTGCTCAGACGGGTGGAGCTCTTTTCTTTGGCTCGGCAGGTGGCGAGAAAATGTGCCTACACCTCCACACTAAAGCATGCAAG gaCAAACGCAGATGACAACAGCGTCCTGTCCCAGAAGAGAGCGAGGCACGAG gTAATAGAGAGTGTGTCATCGCTGCTCGGAGTGGAGGGCTCAGAGGGCCTGACCCAGAGGGCGGATGATGACAACTTATCTGCAGACAACCTCGACAGTGTATCACATG ACATCGGCTCACAGTGCAACCAGTCTCCATCGCCCCGTCCCCACACCGACACCTCCAACCCTGCCAACTGGAGTCGCCATCTCATACAGCAGACGCTAATGGACGAAGGGCTGCGATTGGCTCGGATGGTGTCACATGATCGGGCTGGCAAGATCAGCCTAGGGTCAGAAGGAACTCACTCTACAG ACCTTGACAGTAAAGTGGAGAGGCGGAGCTCGATAACAGCGTGCAGAAGCAGTAGCCCCTGCATCATCAAAGACGACTCTAATCACCGCGGGAAATGA
- the sys1 gene encoding protein SYS1 homolog has translation MASHFRSYIWDPVLIVSQIVLMQCIYYSFLGLWLAGVDSLVQTNRSLDQIFSYEVLGFATVQGRLSMMAFILNSLTCALGLWFFIRRGKQCLDFTVTVHFFHMIGCWIYNAHLPAALSWWLVNVACMALMAVLGEYLCMRSELRAIPVNTGPKSNL, from the exons ATGGCCAGTCACTTCCGTAGCTACATCTGGGACCCGGTGCTCATCGTGAGCCAGATTGTGTTGATGCAGTGCATCTACTACAGCTTCCTGGGCCTGTGGTTGGCTGGAGTGGACAGTCTGGTGCAAACTAACCGGTCACTGGACCAGATCTTCAGCTATGAA GTCCTTGGCTTTGCAACAGTGCAGGGGAGGCTCTCGATGATGGCATTCATTTTGAACTCTCTTACCTG TGCCCTTGGTTTGTGGTTCTTCATCCGACGAGGGAAACAGTGCCTGGACTTCACCGTCACCGTGCACTTCTTCCATATGATCGGCTGCTGGATCTATAACGCTCATCTTCCAGCTGCCCTGTCCTGGTGGCTCGTCAATGTAGCCTGCATGGCGTTGATGGCTGTACTTGGAGAGTACTTGTGCATGCGGAGTGAGCTCAGGGCTATTCCAGTCAACACTGGACCCAAATCTAACCTGTGA
- the LOC139207151 gene encoding protein S100-B-like, whose product MKASKETLSDLENGMLTIIRVFHKYSGHKCKLKKAELKEFIDNEMSHFIMKIQENETLDELFADLDQNGDLEIDFKEFITLIAMVTSACHELFLPSYHYD is encoded by the exons ATGAAG GCCTCAAAGGAGACTCTGTCAGACCTGGAGAATGGCATGCTCACTATCATCCGAGTTTTCCACAAATACTCGGGTCACAAGTGCAAGCTGAAGAAAGCAGAGCTTAAAGAGTTCATTGACAATGAGATGAGTCACTTCATAATG AAAATCCAGGAGAATGAAACTCTGGATGAGCTCTTCGCGGACCTCGACCAGAACGGAGACCTGGAGATCGACTTCAAAGAGTTCATCACCCTCATCGCCATGGTCACCTCGGCGTGCCATGAACTCTTCCTCCCAAGCTACCATTATGATTAG
- the inpp1 gene encoding inositol polyphosphate 1-phosphatase, with translation MADLLRLLLRVAEKAANVARVCRQEAPLFQLLVQEKTGDDKNKKFVQDFKTLADVVIQEMIRHDVGAQFPEMAGFIHGEESNKFENGLGESVTVTVCGTEGETATLLASVLDGDHTAASLLARAIHQDPATIDANTDGLTVPLSPSELGIWIDPIDATSQYIEGREEVLKEGHLSPSGLHCALVLIGVYLRSTGEPVMGVINQPFNYKDPASGGWRGKHFWGVSCGSVNVCSESRPKDGPEGRLSVVLSSSEKPVVKEAMTSLCGPEKLMYASGAGYKILCVIQGLADVYVLSEGSTFKWDSCAPHALLRALGGGVVDLTKGLRSSCGAQDHHTELTYHQPNAECKGADRWANSGGLVAYRDCSRLHSVMEALKGKL, from the exons ATGGCTGAtctgctgaggctgctgctccGGGTGGCTGAGAAGGCGGCTAACGTGGCTCGGGTCTGCAGGCAGGAGGCTCCCCTCTTCCAGCTCCTCGTGCAGGAGAAGACCGGAGATGACAAGAACAAGAAGTTCGTCCAGGACTTCAAGACGCTCGCCGACGTGGTGATCCAGGAGATGATCCGTCATGACGTCGGCGCTCAG ttCCCCGAGATGGCTGGTTTCATACACGGAGAGGAGTCCAACAAGTTTGAAAACGGGCTCG GAGAGAGTGTGACGGTCACAGTCTGCGGGACAGAGGGGGAGACTGCCACGCTGCTGGCCTCGGTGCTGGACGGCGACCACACGGCGGCGTCTCTGCTGGCTCGAGCCATCCACCAAGACCCGGCGACCATCGACGCCAACACGGACGGCCTGACGGTGCCTCTCAGCCCCTCTGAGCTCGGCATCTGGATCGACCCCATAG ACGCCACCAGCCAGTACATAGAGGGCCGGGAGGAGGTGCTGAAGGAGGGTCACCTGTCTCCCTCGGGTCTGCACTGTGCTCTGGTCCTAATCGGCGTTTATCTCCGGAGCACAGGTGAGCCGGTCATGGGTGTCATCAACCAGCCGTTCAACTACAAAGATCCAGCCAGTGGAGG CTGGAGGGGGAAGCATTTCTGGGGCGTGTCCTGTGGCAGTGTCAACGTCTGCTCCGAGTCCCGGCCAAAAGACGGACCTGAAGGGAggctgtctgtggtgctgagCTCCAGCGAGAAGCCGGTGGTGAAGGAAGCGATGACCTCGCTGTGCGGCCCCGAAAAGCTGATGTACGCCTCCGGAGCCGGCTACAAGATCCTGTGCGTCATTCAGGGCCTGGCTGATGTTTACGTCCTCTCAGAGGGAAGCACCTTCAAGTGGGACTCATGCGCTCCTCACGCCCTGCTCCGAGCCCTCGGAGGCGGGGTGGTGGACCTCACCAAGGGTCTACGGTCCAGCTGTGGAGCACAGGACCACCACACAGAACTGACCTACCACCAGCCTAACGCTGAGTGTAAAGGAGCAGACCGCTGGGCCAACAGTGGCGGCCTGGTGGCTTATCGAGACTGTTCTCGGCTCCACAGTGTCATGGAAGCTCTGAAAGGCAAGCTGTAG
- the dnajc14 gene encoding dnaJ homolog subfamily C member 14: protein MEREAAEKEVDGFTDTDEEIPDGDFTSVAESSRWEARRIDDDSEQEDKTAYVTSQDTPNPATPQDSGIGEADCGSIEAKEDAEEVSDGFEHDSTGDHDNLHVINQEEDEGAKEQHMNGESDWRNMGSGRRCKLRSCGSASEQSSQSAFSSVQKGTVMSSGGRHKQTRRRNHHHHQQNRGRRRTGNQLVVAFKEMLSESLSFWCISCIHMMIEIIVTLTHNCGVGVETGGVKLYNFGQQLLAKMTDIAGMKADVSRILRWTKCTGTDLVDKIIRSVKWVKVAALSCFRLFCALVVLGSQWAKGVLVRLGGERGKRYWAAFQESRFWRRVASLLERVRRRFRRDGCAPPSSPESPGRAGRGQPGQELERLLALAEVPEDELDPFTVLGVEVHATEAELKKAYRQLAVQVHPDKNKHPRAGEAFKVLRAAWDIVSNPETRREYELKRMAATELSKSMNEFLTKLQDDLKEAMNTMMCTKCEGKHKRFEMDREPAEARFCAECNRCHSAEEGDLWAESSMLGLRITYFACMDGKVYDITEWAGCQRIGISPDTHRVPYHISFGSKNNSNSTRHRTPSEQAAGPTNPADLQDFFNRIFKGGPPNDMAANGGFFPSGPPHHHPPGAGAPPFSPPPGQTGFYMPGGQRPESGETWAESGKPPRRRKKVRKPFQR, encoded by the exons atggagagagaggcagctgaGAAGGAGGTGGATGGCTTTACAGACACTGACGAAGAGATCCCTGATGGTGATTTCACCTCAGTGGCCGAGTCTAGTCGGTGGGAGGCCAGACGGATTGACGATGACAGCGAGCAGGAGGACAAAACGGCCTACGTCACATCTCAGGACACCCCAAATCCAGCTACTCCACAAGACTCGGGAATTGGTGAAGCAGATTGTGGATCTATAGAGGCCAAAGAGGATGCTGAAGAGGTTTCAGATGGGTTTGAGCATGACAGCACTGGAGATCACGATAATTTGCATGTTATAAACCAAGAAGAGGATGAAGGTGCGAAGGAGCAGCACATGAATGGGGAGTCTGATTGGAGGAACATGGGAAGTGGAAGGAGATGCAAGCTGAGGAGCTGCGGATCGgcctcagagcagagcagtcAAAGTGCTTTTTCCTCTGTTCAAAAAGGCACCGTTATGTCCAGCGGTGGCCGCCACAAGCAGACCCGCAGGCggaaccaccaccaccatcagcagAACCGAGGCCGCAGGCGGACAGGCAACCAGCTCGTCGTGGCTTTCAAGGAGATGCTGTCGGAGTCTCTGAGCTTCTGGTGCATCTCCTGCATCCACATGATGATTGAGATCATTGTCACATTAACTCATAATTGCGGAGTCGGAGTGGAGACTGGAGGGGTGAAGCTTTACAACTTTGGACAGCAGCTCCTTGCAAAGATGACGGATATAGCAGGAATGAAGGCGGATGTTAGTCGGATTCTGAGATGGACGAAATGCACAGGGACAGACCTGGTGGATAAGATCATTAGGTCAGTTAAGTGGGTAAAGGTAGCTGCCTTATCTTGTTTTAGACTTTTCTGTGCTTTGGTTGTTCTCGGTTCCCAGTGGGCAAAGGGTGTGTTGGTCCGGCTTGGTGGGGAGAGGGGAAAACGTTATTGGGCAGCTTTCCAGGAGTCAAGGTTTTGGAGGAGGGTGGCGTCCCTGCTGGAGCGAGTCAGACGCAGGTTCAGGAGGGATGGCTGTGCGCCGCCGTCCAGCCCAGAGTCACCTGGCAGAGCAGGGAGAGGCCAGCCAGGCCAGGAGCTGGAGAGACTACTGGCTTTGGCAGAGGTGCCAGAGGATGAGCTTGACCCCTTTACAGTGCTCGGCGTGGAGGTACATGCCACTGAGGCTGAGCTGAAGAAGGCCTACAGACAGCTGGCTGTCCAG GTCCATCCAGACAAGAATAAACACCCACGAGCTGGGGAGGCGTTCAAAGTACTGAGGGCTGCCTGGGATATTGTCAGTAACCCAGAGACACGAAGAGAGTATGAGCT AAAGCGTATGGCAGCAACCGAGCTCTCAAAGTCCATGAATGAGTTTCTCACTAAACTGCAGGACGACCTGAAGGAAGCCATGAACACCATGATGTGTACTAAGTGTGAAGGCAAACACAA gCGGTTCGAGATGGATCGTGAACCTGCTGAGGCCCGGTTCTGTGCCGAATGCAACCGATGCCATAGTGCTGAGGAGGGGGACCTGTGGGCCGAATCCAGCATGTTGGGCCTACGCATCACATACTTTGCTTGTATGGATGGCAAGGTGTATGATATAACAG AGTGGGCCGGTTGCCAGAGAATCGGCATATCTCCTGACACGCACCGTGTGCCCTATCACATCTCTTTCGGTTCAAAGAACAACAGCAACTCCACACGGCACAG GACACCCTCAGAACAAGCCGCAGGTCCGACCAACCCTGCAGATTTGCAGGACTTTTTCAACCGCATCTTCAAGGGAGGACCTCCTAACGACATGGCTGCCAACGGGGGCTTCTTCCCCTCAGGTCCGCCCCATCACCACCCACCTGGTGCTGGAGCGCCCCCGTTCTCCCCTCCCCCGGGCCAGACGGGTTTCTACATGCCAGGGGGTCAGCGGCCAGAGTCCGGCGAGACGTGGGCCGAAAGTGGCAAACCCCctaggaggaggaagaaggtcCGCAAGCCCTTCCAGAGGTGA
- the LOC139220619 gene encoding bile acid-CoA:amino acid N-acyltransferase-like, protein MNPIWLLITEKHFSEFPLFPRIVGGVRWNSSCREAPLLTAAPVRGLIDEQISIRGRFLPALCPVTVCAQMHSDDGDLWESFAHYNTNADGTVNLTRDHSVGGSYLGCEPMGLFWGLQPAPGGREGLRLRKKNVETPYVVRLSLRDGHVSPSEAQSAELAAVTAERWYMAPGTQRIDIRQNGVVGTLFLPPGPGPFPAMLDLWGMGGGLMEYRSALFASKGYASLSLAYFGHKDLPGPQNSINVGYSYFKSAFRLLQDHPQVCADRIGLMGLSYGVFLTLQLATQTDVKPSCVICVNGPVGSTVKLSDVDGSSEDFESHQTHWRYDDEGNVSFKEISLPANLRPETKVKLEDLVCPLMYILGEDDLSASSIENANLIEETLSAAGKSQLFTRLSYPGAGHLIEPPYTPNARTSLWSIKPTKRITLWGGHPAPHAAAQEDSWKKILDFMEKNLRR, encoded by the exons ATGAACCCAATCTGGCTTCTGATTACTGAGAAACACTTCTCAGAGTTTCCTCTATTCCCTCGAATTGTAGGTGGAGTTCGGTGGAACAGCAGCTGTAGAGAAGCCCCTCTGCTGACGGCCGCTCCTGTTCGTGGTCTCATAGATGAACAGATCAGCATCAGAGGGCGTTTCCTGCCCGCTCTCTGTCCTGTCACAGTGTGCGCACAAATGCACAGTGACGATGGCGACCTGTGGGAGTCATTCGCCCATTATAATACAAATGCAGATGGAACAGTCAACT TGACCAGGGATCATTCAGTCGGAGGTTCCTATTTGGGCTGTGAGCCAATGGGACTGTTCTGGGGTCTGCAGCCAGCTCCTGGTGGGAGAGAAGGTTTGAG GCTGAGGAAGAAAAACGTAGAGACTCCATACGTCGTGCGCCTGTCGTTGCGGGACGGCCACGTTTCTCCCAGTGAGGCACAGAGTGCCGAACTggctgctgtcactgcagagCGCTGGTACATGGCACCGGGCACACAGAGAATAGACATCAGGCAGAATGGGGTTGTAGGGACGCTGTTTTTGCCTCCTG GCCCAGGCCCTTTTCCAGCCATGCTGGACTTGTGGGGAATGGGAGGAGGACTGATGGAGTACCGCTCCGCTCTCTTTGCATCCAAAGGCTATGCTAGTCTGTCCCTCGCCTACTTTGGGCACAAAGACTTGCCTGGCCCCCAAAACAGCATCAATGTTGGTTATTCATATTTCAAG TCAGCTTTCCGCCTACTTCAGGATCATCCTCAGGTCTGCGCCGACAGAATCGGCCTCATGGGTCTCTCCTATGGAGTCTTCCTGACTCTTCAACTTGCCACTCAGACTGATGTCAAA CCATCCTGTGTGATTTGTGTCAATGGTCCTGTAGGAAGTACTGTAAAGCTGTCAGATGTAGATGGCAGTTCTGAAGACTTTGAAAG tCACCAGACACACTGGAGATATGATGATGAAGGCAACGTCAGCTTCAAAGAAATCTCTTTGCCTGCCAACCTTCGTCCTGAGACCAAAGTGAAG TTAGAGGACCTTGTCTGTCCGTTGATGTATATATTGGGTGAAGACGACCTCAGTGCTTCAAGCATAGAGAACGCAAACCTG ATTGAGGAGACACTGAGTGCTGCAGGTAAATCTCAGCTGTTCACTCGTTTGTCATACCCTGGCGCTGGTCACCTGATCGAACCGCCTTACACACCGAACGCAAGGACGTCCCTGTGGAGCATCAAGCCAACAAAAC gAATCACTCTGTGGGGAGGTCACCCTGCGCCCCACGCTGCCGCCCAGGAAGACTCCTGGAAGAAGATCCTGGATTTTATGGAAAAGAACCTGAGACGGTGA